The following coding sequences are from one Formosa haliotis window:
- a CDS encoding glycoside hydrolase family 43 protein — protein MKLLTSNRSNYARLILCCFFILKLNAKSEISNTSNSLIVNNNPLNLKSDSLKEQDSIYLFSYFKGNGEDGLHLAYSKDGYTFKALNNDQSLLTPEIGPNKLMRDPCIIQGPDKTYHMVWTTGWTDKGIGYAQSKDLINWSKQQYIPVMEHEAEARNCWAPEVTYDAKSKQFIIYWATTITGKFPETQTDADKGYNHRMYFTTTTDFKNFSKTKLLYEPGFNVIDATIKKEGNQYIMFLKDETKTPKAEKNIRIATSKSLIGPYSKASSPITGNYWAEGPSAIKVNGNWIIYFDKYTNHEYGAVQSKNLKDWEDISEHISFPEGTRHGTIFKVSKATFNQLQSSLTP, from the coding sequence ATGAAACTTCTAACATCAAACCGCAGCAATTACGCAAGACTTATTTTATGTTGCTTTTTTATTCTAAAATTAAATGCAAAATCGGAAATTAGCAATACTAGTAATAGCCTCATAGTTAATAATAATCCCCTAAATTTAAAAAGTGACAGTTTAAAAGAGCAAGATTCAATTTACCTATTTTCCTATTTTAAAGGCAATGGGGAAGATGGCTTGCATTTAGCCTACAGCAAGGATGGATATACATTTAAAGCCTTAAATAACGACCAAAGTTTACTAACACCCGAAATTGGTCCAAACAAACTGATGCGCGACCCGTGTATTATTCAAGGGCCAGATAAAACCTACCACATGGTCTGGACAACGGGCTGGACAGACAAAGGTATTGGTTATGCACAGTCTAAGGATTTAATCAATTGGTCCAAACAACAGTATATCCCCGTAATGGAACACGAAGCTGAAGCCAGAAACTGTTGGGCTCCCGAAGTCACTTACGATGCTAAGTCTAAGCAATTCATCATTTATTGGGCAACAACCATTACGGGTAAATTCCCCGAAACCCAAACCGATGCCGATAAGGGGTATAACCACAGAATGTATTTTACGACCACAACAGACTTTAAAAATTTCAGTAAAACTAAACTACTATACGAACCTGGTTTTAATGTCATCGATGCTACAATTAAAAAAGAAGGCAATCAATATATCATGTTTTTAAAGGATGAAACGAAGACTCCTAAAGCAGAAAAAAATATTAGAATTGCAACCAGTAAATCACTAATAGGACCTTATTCTAAAGCCAGCTCTCCAATTACCGGTAATTACTGGGCAGAAGGACCGAGTGCTATTAAAGTAAACGGCAATTGGATTATATATTTTGATAAATATACCAATCACGAATACGGCGCTGTACAATCTAAAAATTTAAAAGATTGGGAAGATATTTCAGAGCATATTTCTTTTCCTGAAGGAACGAGGCATGGTACCATTTTTAAAGTATCTAAAGCTACTTTCAACCAACTACAATCTTCTTTAACACCTTAA
- the rhaM gene encoding L-rhamnose mutarotase, with product MIRKAFKMKLYSEKIEEYKQRHNPIWGELKHVLKAHGVHNYSIFLDEDTYHTFGYVEIESEKHWNEIASTETCKNWWKYMASLMETNPDNSPVSTELIELFHLD from the coding sequence ATGATAAGAAAAGCTTTTAAAATGAAATTATATTCTGAAAAAATTGAAGAATATAAACAACGTCATAACCCCATTTGGGGCGAACTAAAACACGTGCTTAAGGCTCACGGGGTACATAATTACAGTATCTTTTTAGATGAAGACACTTACCATACCTTTGGTTATGTGGAAATAGAATCGGAAAAACATTGGAATGAAATTGCTTCAACTGAAACTTGTAAAAATTGGTGGAAATATATGGCAAGTCTCATGGAAACCAACCCTGATAACAGTCCCGTTTCCACCGAATTAATTGAATTATTTCATTTAGATTAA
- a CDS encoding GntR family transcriptional regulator produces the protein MLEFIKIDENSRKPKYKQIVDTIIYNISIGNLKVDDKIPSINKFSEDYYLSRDTVEKAYSVLKDRKIISSIRGKGYYITRTKLISKINILFLINKLSSYKLRIHNAFVDSIGGNSHTDLIIYHCDESLFLNLMEKNLGAYDYYIIMPHFKNDNLKHISITDKIVNSINKIPKEKLIILDNNKLNQVDASIEIYQDFENDIYNALVEGMKKIQKYKKVFLVYPNKAVYPYPRRILHGFRKFCVNHDMLFEIIDEVYEDMILKENDLFITIEEPDLVNLIKQIRESEFVLGENIGIISYNDTPLKELLGITVISTDFKAMGETAAQMILNKKKGKIKNPFNFIERNSV, from the coding sequence ATGTTAGAATTTATTAAAATCGATGAGAACTCTAGAAAGCCAAAATACAAACAAATTGTTGATACTATAATCTATAATATTTCAATTGGAAATTTAAAAGTAGATGACAAAATCCCATCTATCAATAAATTTAGTGAAGATTATTACTTATCTCGAGATACAGTTGAGAAAGCATATAGTGTTTTAAAAGATCGTAAAATAATTTCTTCAATTAGGGGGAAAGGTTATTATATAACACGTACAAAGTTAATTTCCAAAATTAATATTTTGTTCTTAATAAATAAGTTGAGCTCTTATAAATTACGCATACATAATGCTTTTGTAGATAGTATTGGAGGAAATTCGCATACAGATTTAATTATTTACCATTGCGATGAGTCCTTATTTTTAAATTTAATGGAAAAAAATTTAGGGGCGTACGACTATTATATTATTATGCCTCATTTTAAAAACGATAATTTAAAACATATTAGTATAACAGACAAAATTGTTAATTCGATAAACAAAATACCAAAAGAAAAACTTATCATATTAGATAATAACAAATTAAACCAAGTAGATGCAAGTATAGAAATTTATCAGGATTTTGAAAACGATATCTACAATGCGTTGGTTGAAGGCATGAAAAAAATACAAAAATACAAGAAAGTGTTTTTAGTATATCCTAACAAAGCGGTCTACCCATATCCTAGGCGAATTTTGCACGGGTTCAGAAAATTCTGCGTAAATCATGATATGCTTTTTGAAATTATAGATGAAGTTTACGAAGATATGATATTAAAAGAGAACGACCTTTTTATAACCATCGAAGAGCCTGATCTAGTAAATTTAATTAAACAGATTAGAGAGAGTGAATTTGTTCTGGGAGAAAATATTGGTATTATCTCTTATAATGATACGCCTCTTAAAGAGCTTTTAGGTATTACTGTAATATCAACAGATTTTAAGGCTATGGGTGAAACAGCTGCTCAAATGATTTTAAATAAGAAAAAAGGTAAAATAAAAAACCCTTTTAATTTTATAGAGCGAAATTCAGTTTAA
- a CDS encoding glycoside hydrolase family 43 protein — MNLFRWITGVLIAVSFIHDGTAQTLQFNNPIAEKRADPWVYKTEDGEYYLIATVPEYDRIVIRQAKSINGLRDAKEKVIWQKHNTGVMGHHIWAPELHKIEGKWYIYFAAGETENVWNIRMWVLSNSSKDPMQGDWIEEGQIITKRESFSLDATTFVNKGKRYLLWAQNVSEENHGTGLVLSEMKNPTSLIGPEVVLSEPEFGWEKVKYNVNEGPAVIKKYDKIFVAYSASATNENYCMGLLWINEDEDLLNPSNWHKSPGPVFFTNEDLKRYGPGHNSFTTSKDGETTIMIYHARDYKHIQGHELSDKNRATRARIVKWTESGFPDFMQNTKD, encoded by the coding sequence ATGAATTTATTTCGATGGATTACAGGTGTACTTATAGCTGTTTCGTTTATACATGATGGTACTGCACAGACACTTCAATTTAATAATCCTATTGCTGAAAAACGTGCAGATCCTTGGGTTTACAAAACGGAGGATGGCGAGTATTACTTAATAGCAACCGTACCGGAATATGATAGAATTGTAATACGACAGGCAAAAAGTATAAATGGTTTAAGAGACGCCAAAGAAAAAGTAATTTGGCAGAAGCATAATACAGGAGTAATGGGGCATCATATTTGGGCGCCAGAATTACATAAAATAGAGGGAAAATGGTATATTTATTTCGCAGCAGGGGAAACTGAAAATGTTTGGAATATAAGAATGTGGGTGTTGTCAAATTCATCAAAAGATCCCATGCAAGGAGACTGGATAGAAGAAGGACAAATAATTACAAAAAGAGAGTCCTTCTCGTTAGATGCAACCACCTTTGTGAATAAGGGGAAGCGCTATCTGTTATGGGCACAAAATGTGAGTGAAGAAAATCATGGAACTGGTCTGGTTCTTTCTGAAATGAAAAATCCAACAAGCCTAATAGGACCAGAAGTAGTTTTATCTGAACCCGAATTTGGTTGGGAAAAAGTGAAATATAATGTTAACGAAGGCCCTGCTGTTATTAAAAAATATGATAAAATATTTGTAGCCTATTCTGCAAGTGCAACAAATGAGAATTATTGTATGGGGCTGTTATGGATTAATGAAGATGAAGATTTATTAAATCCTTCTAATTGGCATAAATCGCCAGGCCCTGTGTTTTTTACAAATGAAGATTTAAAACGATATGGCCCAGGTCATAATTCATTTACAACATCTAAGGATGGAGAAACAACAATTATGATTTACCATGCTCGGGACTACAAGCATATCCAGGGTCATGAACTTTCTGATAAAAATCGAGCTACTCGTGCACGAATTGTGAAATGGACAGAATCAGGGTTCCCAGATTTTATGCAAAATACAAAAGATTAG
- the uxuA gene encoding mannonate dehydratase — protein sequence MKQTFRWFGVSDPVKLSHIKQAGASGVVTALHHIPNGEVWEVDEILKVKSTIEAQDLEWTFIESIPIHENIKLKKGDYLQRIANYKQSLKNVATCGIKNVCYNFMPVLDWTRTQLYWKLPNGSTALRFDKVEMAVFESYIMKRKDVEASYSPEVLEQAKQLFAKMTTEEKQQLEDSILKGLPGTVDDLTIPVFKEMIAQYEHLTHADLKANLSYFLNEVIPLCETLGVVLAIHPDDPPIDIMGLPRIIKSEADLDDLVGFIDSPSNGITFCTGSLGANPDNDLPKMIKKFANRIHFLHLRNVKREANGSFYEDNHLEGSTDMYHVVKAALEIENSRKVQLPMRPDHGHQMLQDLETNSAYSGYSAIGRLKGLAEIRGLELGILRSL from the coding sequence ATGAAACAAACATTTAGATGGTTTGGAGTTTCAGACCCCGTAAAATTATCACATATCAAACAAGCAGGAGCCTCAGGAGTTGTAACAGCATTACATCATATACCCAATGGTGAAGTTTGGGAAGTTGACGAGATTTTAAAAGTTAAAAGCACCATTGAAGCACAAGATTTAGAGTGGACTTTTATTGAAAGTATTCCAATCCATGAAAATATAAAGCTAAAAAAAGGCGATTATTTACAGCGCATTGCAAACTATAAACAAAGTTTGAAAAATGTAGCGACCTGCGGCATTAAAAACGTATGTTATAATTTTATGCCTGTTCTGGATTGGACCCGAACTCAATTGTATTGGAAATTACCAAATGGCAGTACAGCCTTGAGATTTGATAAGGTTGAAATGGCAGTTTTTGAAAGTTACATTATGAAACGGAAAGATGTTGAAGCATCATACTCTCCAGAGGTATTAGAGCAAGCTAAACAGTTGTTTGCTAAAATGACTACTGAAGAAAAACAGCAACTTGAAGACAGTATTTTAAAAGGTCTACCCGGAACGGTTGATGATTTAACGATACCTGTTTTTAAGGAAATGATTGCGCAATACGAGCATTTAACCCATGCCGATTTAAAAGCCAATTTATCCTATTTTTTAAATGAAGTTATTCCCCTTTGTGAAACACTTGGCGTTGTTTTGGCCATTCATCCAGACGATCCGCCAATAGATATTATGGGGCTTCCCAGAATTATTAAATCGGAAGCCGATTTAGATGATTTGGTTGGTTTTATTGATAGCCCTTCAAACGGCATTACTTTTTGTACAGGATCATTAGGCGCAAATCCTGATAACGATCTACCAAAAATGATTAAGAAGTTTGCAAACCGCATACACTTTTTACATCTTAGAAATGTGAAAAGAGAAGCTAATGGCAGCTTTTATGAAGACAATCACTTAGAAGGTTCTACAGATATGTATCATGTTGTAAAAGCTGCTTTAGAAATTGAAAATTCACGCAAAGTACAATTGCCTATGCGACCAGATCATGGGCATCAAATGTTGCAGGACTTGGAAACAAATTCGGCTTATTCAGGGTATTCAGCTATTGGTCGTTTAAAAGGTTTAGCTGAGATAAGAGGATTAGAACTTGGCATTTTGCGAAGTTTATAA
- a CDS encoding SDR family NAD(P)-dependent oxidoreductase, with amino-acid sequence MNLFNLKDKVVLVTGAGGVLGGSMAEYLLANEATVIVLHYKQKTVEATVKKLRAI; translated from the coding sequence ATGAATTTATTTAATCTTAAAGATAAAGTAGTACTTGTAACAGGTGCAGGCGGTGTGTTAGGAGGAAGTATGGCAGAATACTTATTAGCAAATGAAGCAACTGTAATTGTATTGCATTACAAACAAAAAACGGTTGAAGCTACTGTTAAAAAGTTAAGGGCTATTTAG
- a CDS encoding LamG-like jellyroll fold domain-containing protein, with amino-acid sequence MKTNRLNFKLLSKACLFSGLITMCSTLSAQTLAFPEATGFGRYTTGARGAANPEIYLVTNLNDNGPGSFRDAVSKEGRFVIFKVGGIINLESQIVVSKNTTIAGQTATGEGIVLAGPRVSFTGASNTIARYVRIRYVGGAQNQDASGISNGRDIILDHMTFSWGTDEVFSVNWDNKGESPDNITIQNSIIAQGLHRHNHSAGGLMQPSEGKLSIIGNLYLSNKTRNPKVKGINEFVNNVVYNWGNYGNTYGHTESGDAYIMGGDSEGISKVNIINNYFIGGPHTSNNVSTPFNRGNSNFFLYGSGNYFDNNKNGILDGELVSEDLTGYPTGDDLSLQATPYDYPEKNATLSAQDAFDKVVLDVGASYPKRDQVDSLMIANLISKGTEAFYVYREYDLPFINGGLGHVYGAPAPLDSDNDGMPDAWEDANGLDKNTPDALAESTLQPPYLNIEVYINGITNETPPDFIYPPSDITFTEIVSTETPPSAALTVNWGDNATNEDHYVVERSDNGTDFTVISTLDANTISYTDTGLTPNTTYYYRVKAINSTESSVYNTIASVTTQRIPSAPDKANSPIPTSGFKNTELLNGQLNLKWNGSDNTVSYTIYLGTDSENLNKLADVTYSETPSYQVTELTPGTNYYWRVDAINDKGTTPGDVWTFKVLTPEHVGHWPFKEVAGAGMQIADMSPYENHGKLDPDFDNANVRVAGKTNQAIDFATSLDSKYMVNIPSQNQLLFDNSSFTVSFWMKADPSLLPQSSSESMYILCKGSFTKNETTGATGKRFNVEVKGDVLRFAIDDNITKKELSTTAANFFTGEWVNVVIMRDIPAHKIRIYTNGIFTAELDESSVTGISEASDLIIGNIGVHELAAGTAPAPYKGLFDELEIFNYALTESEVAQLYDNTLSINETFYTDSSRIKIYPNPVKNHIFIQAGKTNLNGATATLFDMTGKVILKEKLHSKINSSYMLNVSHSHTSGIYILNISGEHIHTHFKIVVE; translated from the coding sequence ATGAAAACAAACAGACTTAACTTTAAACTTTTATCAAAAGCATGCTTATTTTCGGGGCTTATTACCATGTGTTCCACATTAAGTGCCCAAACACTCGCTTTTCCCGAAGCTACTGGTTTTGGTAGATATACAACTGGAGCTAGAGGTGCTGCAAACCCCGAAATATACTTAGTTACTAATTTAAACGATAATGGACCAGGTTCGTTTCGCGATGCGGTAAGTAAGGAAGGCCGTTTTGTTATTTTCAAAGTTGGCGGAATTATAAACTTAGAATCTCAAATCGTAGTTTCTAAAAATACTACCATTGCAGGACAAACGGCTACAGGAGAAGGTATTGTTCTTGCTGGGCCTAGAGTGTCCTTTACAGGAGCAAGTAATACCATTGCACGATATGTGCGCATTCGTTATGTGGGGGGCGCACAAAATCAGGATGCCTCTGGAATTTCAAATGGAAGGGATATTATTCTGGACCATATGACTTTTTCTTGGGGAACTGATGAAGTTTTCTCAGTAAATTGGGATAATAAAGGTGAAAGTCCAGATAATATAACCATTCAAAATTCTATTATTGCACAAGGATTACACCGTCATAACCACTCTGCAGGTGGCTTAATGCAACCATCAGAAGGTAAATTAAGTATTATAGGCAATTTATATTTGAGTAACAAAACCAGAAACCCTAAAGTAAAGGGCATAAACGAGTTTGTAAATAATGTAGTTTATAATTGGGGGAATTATGGTAATACTTATGGGCATACTGAATCTGGTGATGCTTATATTATGGGAGGTGATTCCGAAGGCATTTCAAAAGTAAACATCATAAATAATTATTTTATTGGAGGGCCTCATACTAGCAATAATGTATCTACTCCCTTTAATAGAGGAAATTCTAATTTCTTTCTGTACGGATCTGGAAACTACTTCGATAATAATAAAAACGGAATCTTAGATGGCGAATTGGTTTCTGAAGATTTAACAGGATACCCAACTGGTGATGATTTAAGTCTACAAGCTACACCTTACGATTATCCAGAAAAAAACGCAACGTTATCTGCACAGGATGCTTTTGATAAAGTGGTATTAGATGTGGGGGCCTCTTATCCAAAACGCGATCAAGTAGATAGTTTAATGATTGCTAATTTAATTTCGAAAGGTACTGAAGCTTTTTACGTGTATCGCGAATACGATTTGCCGTTTATAAATGGGGGTTTAGGTCATGTTTACGGCGCACCAGCTCCTTTAGATTCAGATAATGATGGTATGCCAGATGCCTGGGAAGACGCCAATGGCTTAGATAAAAACACACCCGATGCTTTAGCCGAAAGCACTCTGCAACCACCGTATTTAAATATTGAAGTGTATATTAATGGGATAACTAATGAAACACCTCCTGATTTTATTTATCCACCATCCGATATCACATTTACAGAAATTGTTTCTACAGAAACACCTCCTTCAGCAGCTTTAACTGTTAATTGGGGTGATAATGCAACAAATGAAGACCATTATGTTGTAGAGCGTTCTGATAACGGAACCGACTTTACTGTAATTAGCACGCTTGATGCGAATACTATTAGTTATACTGATACGGGATTAACGCCAAACACAACCTATTACTATAGAGTAAAAGCCATAAACAGTACCGAATCTTCGGTTTATAATACCATAGCATCGGTAACTACCCAGCGTATTCCATCTGCACCAGATAAAGCAAATAGCCCCATACCAACATCGGGATTTAAAAATACCGAATTATTAAACGGCCAATTAAATTTAAAATGGAACGGAAGTGATAATACGGTAAGTTACACTATATATTTAGGGACAGATTCCGAAAATCTAAACAAATTGGCAGATGTAACCTATTCGGAAACACCTTCGTATCAAGTTACAGAATTAACCCCTGGAACAAACTATTATTGGCGAGTAGATGCTATTAACGATAAAGGAACGACGCCTGGTGATGTATGGACTTTTAAAGTGCTTACTCCAGAACATGTGGGGCACTGGCCGTTTAAAGAAGTTGCTGGTGCAGGCATGCAAATAGCTGATATGTCACCTTATGAAAACCACGGTAAACTAGACCCTGATTTTGATAATGCAAATGTACGTGTAGCTGGTAAAACAAATCAAGCTATAGATTTTGCAACCTCATTAGACTCTAAATACATGGTTAATATTCCTAGCCAAAATCAACTTTTATTCGACAACAGTTCGTTTACGGTTTCTTTTTGGATGAAAGCCGATCCAAGTTTGTTACCCCAATCCTCTAGCGAGAGCATGTACATACTATGTAAAGGGTCGTTTACAAAAAATGAAACAACGGGAGCGACTGGTAAACGATTTAATGTAGAGGTAAAAGGAGATGTTTTACGATTTGCTATAGACGACAATATTACCAAAAAAGAGTTAAGCACAACGGCCGCTAACTTTTTTACTGGAGAATGGGTGAATGTCGTTATAATGAGAGATATTCCTGCTCATAAAATAAGAATTTACACCAATGGTATTTTTACTGCTGAACTTGATGAAAGCTCTGTAACTGGTATTTCTGAAGCTAGTGATTTAATTATAGGAAATATTGGAGTTCATGAATTAGCAGCGGGAACAGCGCCTGCTCCTTATAAAGGCTTGTTTGACGAACTTGAGATATTTAATTATGCTTTAACCGAAAGCGAAGTGGCTCAGTTATATGATAATACACTTTCTATTAATGAAACATTCTATACAGACTCGAGTCGTATTAAGATCTATCCAAATCCCGTAAAAAATCATATTTTCATTCAAGCAGGTAAAACCAATTTAAATGGAGCTACAGCAACTTTGTTTGATATGACAGGAAAGGTTATACTGAAAGAAAAACTTCATTCTAAAATCAATAGTTCCTATATGTTAAATGTATCACACTCCCATACTTCTGGAATATACATTCTAAATATCTCTGGAGAGCATATACATACCCATTTTAAAATTGTTGTAGAATAA
- a CDS encoding purine-cytosine permease family protein, with protein sequence MSEYSQEQDAIEQIAGGEFERTPVPQSKLKGWKSFIGMYAGEHAAGTEFMIGPLFLTAGVSAFDLIIGLLIGNILAVLCWRFLTAEIAVKNRLTLYFQLEKICGKKLVTGYNLANGILFCFLAGSMITVSATAVGIPFDMPMPKLTDTMPNGLTWIVIVILIGAVISIIAARGYDTVTKAANWMSPVIVIAFVACGIVALNQLGVQSFSDFWNIWGEGSEPFPGQIKFTFWHVVIWSWFANGAMHIGMSDLSVFRFAKEAKAGWATAAGMYVGHYMAWIAAALLYAVYLKSPEAQAFLSNGEAPPVAPGPLANNAIGILGIIAVVLAGWTTANPTIYRAGLAFQAILPKLSTAKVTILAGTVATIAGLFPAFAMKLLGFVALYGFILAPFGAVIVFEHFFHKQAGIVKNYAEVAQLSFNKSVFFAWAISFGVFYFISLQFDVFLSFVTLPAWLLCGVLFLVFSKMYQRVSSVEKKAN encoded by the coding sequence ATGTCAGAATATAGTCAAGAACAAGATGCTATAGAGCAAATAGCAGGTGGAGAATTTGAAAGAACACCTGTACCACAATCTAAACTTAAAGGATGGAAAAGTTTTATAGGGATGTATGCCGGGGAGCATGCTGCCGGAACAGAATTTATGATAGGTCCTTTATTTTTAACTGCCGGGGTAAGCGCCTTCGATTTAATAATTGGACTCCTTATAGGTAATATATTAGCGGTTTTATGCTGGCGTTTTTTAACGGCCGAAATTGCTGTGAAAAATAGGCTCACTTTATATTTTCAATTAGAGAAAATTTGTGGTAAAAAATTAGTGACAGGTTATAATTTGGCCAATGGGATTCTGTTTTGTTTTTTGGCGGGATCAATGATAACAGTTTCGGCAACTGCGGTAGGTATACCTTTCGATATGCCCATGCCAAAATTAACCGATACGATGCCTAATGGTTTAACTTGGATTGTAATTGTTATTCTTATTGGTGCCGTTATTTCTATAATTGCGGCTAGAGGTTACGATACGGTTACCAAAGCAGCAAACTGGATGTCTCCAGTTATTGTAATTGCGTTTGTAGCTTGTGGAATCGTTGCCCTTAATCAATTAGGAGTTCAAAGTTTTTCAGACTTCTGGAATATTTGGGGAGAAGGTTCCGAGCCTTTCCCAGGACAAATAAAATTTACCTTTTGGCATGTAGTCATTTGGTCATGGTTTGCTAATGGTGCGATGCATATTGGTATGTCCGATTTGTCTGTGTTTAGATTCGCAAAGGAAGCTAAAGCGGGATGGGCAACTGCAGCAGGGATGTATGTTGGGCATTATATGGCGTGGATTGCAGCGGCCTTATTATACGCAGTTTATTTAAAATCGCCAGAAGCTCAGGCCTTTTTAAGTAACGGAGAAGCTCCTCCTGTAGCTCCAGGACCTTTAGCAAACAATGCTATTGGAATCTTAGGAATTATTGCAGTTGTTTTAGCGGGATGGACTACAGCTAACCCTACCATATACAGAGCAGGATTAGCCTTTCAAGCTATTTTACCAAAATTGTCTACAGCTAAAGTAACAATATTAGCAGGAACAGTAGCAACCATAGCAGGATTGTTTCCGGCCTTTGCTATGAAATTATTAGGTTTTGTAGCGCTCTACGGATTTATTCTAGCACCATTTGGAGCGGTAATCGTCTTTGAACATTTCTTCCATAAACAAGCAGGGATTGTAAAAAATTATGCAGAAGTAGCTCAACTTTCTTTTAATAAATCTGTGTTTTTCGCATGGGCTATAAGCTTTGGTGTTTTTTACTTTATATCGCTTCAGTTTGATGTGTTCTTATCTTTTGTAACCTTACCTGCATGGTTGTTATGTGGAGTGTTATTTTTAGTCTTTAGTAAAATGTATCAAAGAGTATCAAGTGTCGAGAAAAAAGCGAACTAA
- the aldA gene encoding aldehyde dehydrogenase: MKHYKQYINGQFVDSKATDVIEILNPCTEEILSTISTGTVDDANNALEAAQAAQPAWEALPAIQRAAFLHKMADVIRENRVFLAETLSKEQAKVIGLAQVEIDVTADYFDYNAGWARRIEGEIIQSDRAKEHIYLHKVPIGVAVGICPWNFPFFVMARKVAASLITGNTCVIKPSSEAPNTIMEFADFIQKIDLPKGVLNFVCGSGRTVGNALSKSPITGIISLTGSVGAGQQIITAAAENITKVSLELGGKAPAIVCADANLELAVNAVVSSKVIFSGQVCNCAERVYVEDSIYDEFVEKLTKKMSEVTVEDALTGVNADMSSLVSKSQVDKISEMVEFAKKEGAEVLVGGKRPEKFSKGYFYEPTLLTNCTQDMQVVQEEVFGPVLPVMKFNTLDEAIALSNDCQYGLTSSIFSENYNNIMHATNSLQFGETYVNREHFEAIQGFHAGWKKSGVGGADGKHGMEEYLHTRVVYAKYY, encoded by the coding sequence ATGAAACATTATAAGCAATATATAAACGGACAATTTGTAGACTCAAAAGCTACAGATGTCATTGAAATTTTAAATCCCTGTACAGAAGAAATTTTAAGCACCATTTCTACAGGAACAGTTGATGACGCTAACAATGCTTTAGAAGCAGCGCAAGCAGCACAACCAGCATGGGAAGCATTACCAGCCATTCAAAGAGCTGCTTTTTTACATAAAATGGCAGATGTTATTAGAGAAAACAGAGTGTTTTTGGCAGAAACCTTGTCTAAAGAACAAGCAAAAGTTATCGGTTTAGCACAAGTAGAAATTGACGTCACAGCAGATTATTTCGATTATAATGCGGGATGGGCAAGACGTATTGAGGGGGAAATTATCCAGAGTGATCGTGCCAAAGAACACATTTACCTTCATAAAGTGCCAATTGGTGTTGCTGTTGGTATTTGTCCTTGGAACTTTCCTTTTTTCGTCATGGCAAGAAAAGTTGCAGCTTCGTTAATTACCGGTAACACCTGTGTTATAAAACCAAGTTCTGAAGCACCAAATACGATTATGGAATTTGCCGATTTTATTCAAAAAATAGATTTGCCAAAAGGTGTATTAAATTTTGTGTGTGGATCTGGTAGAACAGTTGGTAACGCGCTTTCAAAAAGTCCAATTACGGGGATAATTAGTTTAACAGGAAGTGTTGGTGCTGGACAACAAATTATAACTGCTGCAGCCGAAAATATTACAAAAGTCTCTTTAGAATTAGGAGGGAAGGCACCTGCGATTGTTTGTGCAGATGCCAATTTAGAATTAGCAGTTAATGCTGTAGTGTCTTCAAAAGTGATTTTTAGCGGACAAGTATGTAATTGTGCAGAACGCGTTTATGTAGAAGACAGTATCTACGATGAATTTGTTGAAAAACTGACTAAAAAGATGAGTGAAGTTACGGTTGAAGATGCTTTAACCGGAGTGAATGCCGATATGAGTAGTTTAGTTTCTAAATCTCAAGTCGATAAAATTTCTGAAATGGTCGAATTTGCTAAAAAAGAGGGTGCCGAAGTTCTTGTTGGAGGAAAGCGTCCGGAAAAATTTAGTAAAGGGTATTTCTATGAGCCTACACTTTTAACCAATTGTACACAGGACATGCAGGTGGTACAAGAAGAAGTATTTGGTCCTGTATTACCAGTAATGAAATTTAACACATTAGATGAGGCCATAGCGTTGTCTAACGATTGTCAATATGGTTTAACATCATCTATATTCTCAGAAAATTATAATAACATCATGCATGCTACCAATAGTTTGCAATTTGGAGAAACCTATGTAAACAGAGAACATTTTGAAGCCATACAAGGTTTCCACGCCGGATGGAAAAAGTCAGGTGTCGGTGGTGCAGATGGAAAACATGGTATGGAAGAATATTTGCACACCCGAGTGGTTTATGCAAAGTATTATTAA